GCAAGAGTTTTAAGGAGTGAACTGATGCCCGAACGTATACCAGGTAAGGTTGATATGGAAAAGCTTGTCTCGCTGTGCCGGCGGCGGGGCTATATCTTCCCCAGCAGTGACATCTACGGAGGGCTTTCCAGTTGCTGGGACTACGGGCCCCTGGGGGTGGAGCTGAAGCGGAATGTCAAAGAAGCCTGGTGGCGGGCGATGGTACAGGAACGTGACGATATGGTGGGACTGGATACCAGTATCCTGATGCCTCCACGGGTGTGGGAAGCCAGCGGCCACGTCTCCGGTTTTTCCGACCCTCTGGTGGAGTGCAAAAGCTGCCACCTGCGCTGGCGGGCCGATGAGTTGAATAGCGAGCGGTGCCCGTCCTGTGGTGGTGAGCTGACCGAGCCCCGCCAGTTCAACCTGATGTTCAAGACCTTTATCGGGCCGGTGGAGGAAGACGCCAGTGTTGTCTACCTGCGCCCGGAGACGGCGCAGGGTATCTTCGTCAATTTCCAGAATGTGGTTGATACCACCCGCAAAAAGCTGCCCTTCGGCATTGCCCAGATTGGTAAAGCCTTCCGCAATGAGATTACCACCGGTAATTTTATCTTCCGAAGCCGGGAATTCGAGCAGATGGAAATCGAGTTCTTCGTTAAGCCGGGGACTGACGGGGAGTGGTTTGACTACTGGCTTGAGCAGCGGCTTAACTGGTATGCGAGGCTTGGTATCAAAAAGGAGAACCTGAAACTGCGGGAGCACGCCAAAGAAGAGCTGGCCCACTACGCCCGCCGGACCTCTGACATCGAATACCGGTTTCCGATGGGCTGGGCGGAGCTGGAGGGGGTGGCCAA
The Dehalococcoidales bacterium DNA segment above includes these coding regions:
- a CDS encoding glycine--tRNA ligase codes for the protein MPERIPGKVDMEKLVSLCRRRGYIFPSSDIYGGLSSCWDYGPLGVELKRNVKEAWWRAMVQERDDMVGLDTSILMPPRVWEASGHVSGFSDPLVECKSCHLRWRADELNSERCPSCGGELTEPRQFNLMFKTFIGPVEEDASVVYLRPETAQGIFVNFQNVVDTTRKKLPFGIAQIGKAFRNEITTGNFIFRSREFEQMEIEFFVKPGTDGEWFDYWLEQRLNWYARLGIKKENLKLREHAKEELAHYARRTSDIEYRFPMGWAELEGVANRGDFDLSQHAKHSGKNLEYFDDETKEHYLPCVIEPSAGVDRTVLALLCDAYAEEPDKDEIRVLLRFHPDIAPVQVAILPLSRKENLAAVAKDVHAGLRRQFRTAYDDTQSIGRRYRRQ